The Campylobacter sp. CN_NE2 region CGCCGATAAAGCAACTTTAAAAAATATGGGCGAGAGTGTTTTCTTGGTTCAATGTGCTCAATGTCACGGCGTTAGCGGCGACGGCATAAACGGCGTAGCACAAAATTTAACAAAATGGGGCAGCGAAGCAGGTCTTGAAGATACTATCATCAACGGCTCAGAAGGTATGGAATATCCTTTGGGTATGATGAGCAAAGCTGCTGATTTAGGTATCGATAATAATACTGCAAAAGCAATCGCTGCCTATGTCGCAAAAGAAGTTTCTGCTATCAAATCTACTAAAAATGAAAATTTAGTATCACAAGGAAGAGAAGCTTTTGGTGTTTGTGCATCTTGCCACGGCGAAGACGGCAAAGGTATGGACGGCTCAGCACCGGATCTTACAAAATATGGTTCAAGTGAATTCGTAAAAGAAGTTCTAAATAGAGGTAAAGCTGGTTCAATCGGTGTTATGCCTTCATTTACGGACGGAAGACTTAGCGAAGTTCAAAAACAAGCAGTCGGCGAATTTATTTCGTCTTTGGCAGAATAAGGAGCAAACTATGGAAAATACAAGTAGAAGTGTTTTTGCGTTAAATGGCGTTACAGGAATGCTTATTGCTACCGTTCTTTTGCTTTCAATCTTGGCTACTTTGACAGTGCTTGGTATCGGCGCACAACAATCAGTTATGCAAAAACCATACAAGCTAAATAACCCTGCAAGTGTTGAAATGAGAAGTAGCATTGAAGTTCAAAAAAATACAATGGTAAAGGAGTAGGATATGTCAGCAGGATTACTTGAAAAAGTCATACTTCTTCTAATAATTGCACTTGCTGTTGCAACAGCAGGAGCTGTTCTTACTTCAAATATATTGTATATAGGTTAGTATGAGACTAAATTTGATTATAAAGGGCGCTTTGTGCGTCCTTTTCTTTTTTTGTGTAAATTTGCAGGCAAATTTTGTTGTGCAAAATGATGATATTTTGCAACCTGAGCTTATTTCGCAGCTTGAAAGTATAGGAAGCGAACTTTATCAAAAAACAGGCGTAAATTTATCCGTTGCTGTGCTTAAAAATTTACAGAACAAAAGTTTAAACGAAAAAGGTAGTGAATTTACGGCAAATTTAAAAAATCCGTATATATTTTTGATTTTTACAAATGACGAACATAAAATTCAAATTTATAATTCGCAAGACACGCAAAATCTTTTTGATAAAGAGCAAATTCTAAGCCCGATGCCAAATCGTGGCTCGATTATTCCGATTTTGGTAAATCACAAAAGAGATGCAAATATGACAGGCATTATAAATGCTGCTATTTTAAACGGATATGCCGATATTGCCGATCAGGTTGCAAAATCGCAAGGCATAGAGCTTGAAACTTCTATCGGTGATACAAATAGAATTTTCATAAACACGCTTAGATATATTTTTTACGGAACCCTTGCGTTTGCGATTTTTATGTATTTTTATAGCAGGAAAAAGAAAAAACAATGAGCGAAAATAAAAAATTTAATCCATGGCCTTATGCGATAATGCTCTCTTTTGTCGCAATCATCGCAGCTATTATTCACACAGTGGTTATTGCGCTTGATAATCCTGTGCATGAAGATGGCTTTATGGGAAAATATCAAGAAGTCGATCACGGATATAATGAAATTCAAATTTCACAAGCAAAATTTGATGAAAAGTATCAAGTTTATATTGCCGAATTCGTAGCAAACGAAGGAGAGAGCGAAATCATAAAGCCAAAAGATAACACAGATATAAATGTGCTAAATTTTGAAAAATCTTTTTTAAAATCTTTAAGAGAAGATGGCATAAATCAAGAAAATATCGCTGTTTTAGCGCCTAATTATGAACTTATTAATGGTAATAAAATTAAATTTAAAATAGCTTTTAAGCCAAATGCTGATAAAATGGACGCACAAATTCGCCTTACGCGACCTGAGACTAATGAATTTAATCAAGATTTACCTGCTAAATTTGAAAACGGATTTATAAGCGTCGATGAGTTTGAAGTCCCACAAAAAGGTCGTTGGCAAGTCATAGTTAGACTTGATGACGGCGAGAATGCGGGGTTTTACAAGTTTGAGTTTATCAGCATTAAAAAATAACCTAATCGTCTTTTCTACAAACAGAAAAATCAGAGAATTTAAAAAAGATAGTAGCGATTTTATACTGCCAAAAACGCTTAGTCTTGGCGAGTTTTTGCAAAAAGCGATAATCGTAAAAAATCTTAGCAAATGCGGTGAAATTTCGCAAATTTTATATATGCAACAAGCGTGTGAAAAGACAAAAAAGATCACACAAGCCTTGAATTTTCCAAGCGAATTTTTTGAATTTATGAAAAATAGCGAGTATTTATTTAAATTTTTCAAAGAGCTAAAAACTGCCAAGAAAGGTATCAAAGATATAGTTTTAGCCGATACTTACGACAGCTACAATGAGCATTTGCAAATTTTAGATGAGCTTTTGAAATGCTATCTTGAAATTTTAAAGCAAAACGGCGTTTATGATGACATTAGCGTTTGTGATTTGTATGAGATAAATGAAAGCTTTATCAAAGAATTTGAAAGTATCCAAATTTACATTGACGGATTTTTGAGCGAGTTTGAGTTTGAAATCATCGCAAAATGCGCAAATTTGACAAATTTAAAACTTATTTTCAAAAATACAAATTTTAATAAAAAAGTCGTTGAAAAAATTGCAAATTTAAGTGGAATTTTGCCGCAAGAATTTAAACTTAACAAAGAATACACGCTAAATTTAAGTCAAAAATTCATCGAAAAAAGTGAAAATTTACCAAAATGTGTCGAAATTTTGGTAAAACATTTTTCGCTTAGAAGTTTGCAGTGTGCCTTTGTTTTTGAAAAAATTTCAACATTTATAAAAAAAGGCATAAAGCCAGAAAATATCGCTGTAATCTTGCCTGATGAAGAATTTGCCGATATTTTAAGATTGCATGATAAATACAATATGCTAAATTTTGCAATGGGCAAAAAGATTGCTAGGACGCTATTTTACCGCGTTTTATCAAAGATAAATGAGAGCATTAAAGAAAATGCTTTTGTAGATTTTAACGCAGTAAAAAATGAAATTTCCAATGAATATTCGCTATTTTTTTTACAAATCGGCTTGAAAGAAAGCTTGTATGAAAGGATAAAAATAAATTTCGAACAGGTGGTCGAATTTAGCGAATTTAGCGATATTATAAATGAAATTTTGAGTTTGAAAAATGAAAATTTGAACGAGTTTATAGCAAAACCACTTTTCATGATAGAAATTTTTTTACAAAAAAACACTCTTTGTTTAAAAGAGACAATCGAGCTTTTTTTAATACTGCTTAGTGATGTCAAAATCCCACATATCGGCGGTGGCGCTGTGAGTGTTTTAGGCGTTTTAGAAAGTAGGGGTATGAAATTTGACGGCGTTATTATTATCGATTTTAACGATGATTTAGTGCCAAATCGTAGTAGCGGCGAGATGTTTTTAAGCTCTGCTGTGCGAAAAGAAGCAGGACTAATTAGCCATGCCGATAGAGAAAATTTGCAGAGATTTTACTACGAAAGCTTGATAAATTCGGCAAAATTTGTTGCCATAAGCTACGAAAAATCAGAAGAAAAACTAAAATCTCGTTTTTTAAATAATTTTTCATATAAAGAAGATAATGAGTTTAGTGAAGATGACTATCTGCAAACTTTCGGAAATGCCCAAAAAATAGTAATGAAAAACGATGAGCCAATTATCAAAAAAGAAGATTTTTTTAAAGAAGAATTATCATTTTCAAGGCTAAATTGCTATTTAGAGTGCAAGCGAAAATATTACTACAAATACATAGAAAAAATCGATGAAAATCTCCTATTTAACGAAACTGACAACTTTGCAAAAGGAAATGTTTTGCATGAAAGTTTTGAAGAATTTTACAAAGAAAATGCCAAATTTGACTTTGATAAATTTAAAATTATATATGAAAAAAAGGCAAAAAACAGACATTTAAATGAATTTGATATAGCTTTAAATTTGTTAAATATCAAAAAAACCGCCGATAATTTTTTATTTGAACACGAACGGGATTTTTCGTGCAAAAAATGCGAATTTGAGCTTAACGAGCGCGAATTTAACGGCATTAAAATCAAAGGCAAAATCGATAGAATCGATGAAAACGGGGTGGGCGAGATTTTTGTGATTGATTATAAAAGTGGTAGCAAAAAAGATAATTCTTATCAGCTTGCATTTTATGAAGCCTTGTTGGATAGGCCTTGCAAAAGCAAATTTATCTTTTTTGGAAGTGGCGAAGTTTGCGAAGCCAGCAAAGATTTTGGAGTAGAAAATTTAAAAATTCTCATAAATGAACTAAAAGATGAATTTAAAAATGAAGTAAATTTTGAACGCCTAAGCTACAAACAAACAAAGCCAAAATGCGATTATTGTCCTTATGAAATCATTTGTAAAGGTAGGGTAAATGTTGCCGCAAAGTAAGCTATTTTGGGCGTTAGAAGCCAGTGCCGGAACAGGAAAAACATTTAATCTAGCCGTGCGATTTATCGAGCTTATTTTAAGCGGGGCTGAGATTAGCCAGATTATGGCGCTAACCTTTACTAAAAAAGCGGCAAATGAGATGAAAGAGCGGATAATTCGTAATTTTTTAAATCTTGAAAATCAAAAAAACGAGCTTGAACTCATCAAAAAAGATTTAAATTTAAACGAAAATGAGATAATTTCGCTCAGAGATAAACGAAAAGATGAGTTTTTAAAAGCTAATTTAAATATCTCGACCTTTGATTCATTTTTCAATAAAATCATAAAACTTTTTGCCCTAAATTGTGGCGTAGATCCGCATTTTGGCATTGATGATACCATTTTAAAACACCAGCAAAAAATATTTATCGATGAGATTATAAAAAATCCGCAGGATTTTGTAAATTTGATAAATTTGATTGCGAATTTGGACGCTAAAAAAGATAAAATTTTGGCAAATTTGGACTATTTACAAGAAAATCAGGTCGAAATTCCAAATTTCACAAACCCAAAATTTCCAAATTTAAATAGCATAAATTTGCTCCTTGATGAGATTTTGGAGTTTTTAAAAAAAGGTGAATTTTCGCAAAAAGCTATTGGTATTTTTGACAAAGATAGGAAAATTTCAGAGATTATGAAAATTTCGGTGCTAAATCGCGAGACATTAGCAGAGCATAGTTTTTTTAAAAAAGCCTACACGCCTGAACTTGACGAGAAATTCATCGCTTTAAAAGATGAGATTAAAAAATATTTAGACGAGCTTGAAATTTACAATCTTAGCGAACTAGCCAAATTCATCAAAACCTATAAAAATGCAAAAACAAAATTTAACAAAATGAGTGCTAGG contains the following coding sequences:
- a CDS encoding cbb3-type cytochrome c oxidase N-terminal domain-containing protein codes for the protein MKWFNLSDSVNSLALLGALAILLISAFVIGGYYKKMKDSKASVESTGEEWDGIGELKNNLPTGWAISFIAVMVWALWYFFLGYPLNSYSQIGEYNEEVKAHNAKFEQNFAGADKATLKNMGESVFLVQCAQCHGVSGDGINGVAQNLTKWGSEAGLEDTIINGSEGMEYPLGMMSKAADLGIDNNTAKAIAAYVAKEVSAIKSTKNENLVSQGREAFGVCASCHGEDGKGMDGSAPDLTKYGSSEFVKEVLNRGKAGSIGVMPSFTDGRLSEVQKQAVGEFISSLAE
- a CDS encoding DUF4006 family protein, yielding MENTSRSVFALNGVTGMLIATVLLLSILATLTVLGIGAQQSVMQKPYKLNNPASVEMRSSIEVQKNTMVKE
- a CDS encoding TPM domain-containing protein, with product MRLNLIIKGALCVLFFFCVNLQANFVVQNDDILQPELISQLESIGSELYQKTGVNLSVAVLKNLQNKSLNEKGSEFTANLKNPYIFLIFTNDEHKIQIYNSQDTQNLFDKEQILSPMPNRGSIIPILVNHKRDANMTGIINAAILNGYADIADQVAKSQGIELETSIGDTNRIFINTLRYIFYGTLAFAIFMYFYSRKKKKQ
- a CDS encoding PD-(D/E)XK nuclease family protein, whose product is MSLSALKNNLIVFSTNRKIREFKKDSSDFILPKTLSLGEFLQKAIIVKNLSKCGEISQILYMQQACEKTKKITQALNFPSEFFEFMKNSEYLFKFFKELKTAKKGIKDIVLADTYDSYNEHLQILDELLKCYLEILKQNGVYDDISVCDLYEINESFIKEFESIQIYIDGFLSEFEFEIIAKCANLTNLKLIFKNTNFNKKVVEKIANLSGILPQEFKLNKEYTLNLSQKFIEKSENLPKCVEILVKHFSLRSLQCAFVFEKISTFIKKGIKPENIAVILPDEEFADILRLHDKYNMLNFAMGKKIARTLFYRVLSKINESIKENAFVDFNAVKNEISNEYSLFFLQIGLKESLYERIKINFEQVVEFSEFSDIINEILSLKNENLNEFIAKPLFMIEIFLQKNTLCLKETIELFLILLSDVKIPHIGGGAVSVLGVLESRGMKFDGVIIIDFNDDLVPNRSSGEMFLSSAVRKEAGLISHADRENLQRFYYESLINSAKFVAISYEKSEEKLKSRFLNNFSYKEDNEFSEDDYLQTFGNAQKIVMKNDEPIIKKEDFFKEELSFSRLNCYLECKRKYYYKYIEKIDENLLFNETDNFAKGNVLHESFEEFYKENAKFDFDKFKIIYEKKAKNRHLNEFDIALNLLNIKKTADNFLFEHERDFSCKKCEFELNEREFNGIKIKGKIDRIDENGVGEIFVIDYKSGSKKDNSYQLAFYEALLDRPCKSKFIFFGSGEVCEASKDFGVENLKILINELKDEFKNEVNFERLSYKQTKPKCDYCPYEIICKGRVNVAAK